AGCCGCAGTGCAATTTGCCAAGGTAGCCCTTGGCCCGggacagctgcagctcagccactgCTCCCTGCCGGGGGTTTCTCCGTGCTCAGGACTTTGTCCCGTGTCCCTCCCACCCGCccaagcccagcctggagcagttTCTGCCCCGGGTGTCCCCGGGGcgctgagcacagccccagcccagccggAGGGAGGGGGCTGTACCTTCCTGCGGGGCGTTGGTGTCCCACACTGACCACATCTGCACGAAGAAGAAGGGAGTCCAGCACACTATGAAGGCCAGCACGATGATAAAGGTCATTTTGACTGTCCGGATCTTGGCTTTAGAGAtgagcctggtgctgctgaccCTGGCAAACACCATCCCACCGCGGGAGCCTGAGCCCAGACCCGCGCTGGGCCCATGGGCCGTCTTCAGCTTCACGTTCTGCCAGATTTTGAAGCTGATTAAGCCATAGCAGATGCTCAGCATCAACACAGGGATGATATAGACCATGAGGGTGATCCAGGTAACGTAGGCTTTcggtccccagggctggatgaaATCTGCCCAACAGTCGTAAACCCCATTCCCCACATCCCTGAGAGAAAATATGTGGATCTGAGGGATGCTgaccagcaggcacagcagccaggtgaggaggaCAGAGACCCGGTCAgctctcctgtgcagggaccTCAGGGGCTGACAGATGGCCAAGCAGCGGTCCAGGGacatcagcagcagcatgtAGGTGGAAGCGAACATCCCCACGACCTGCAGGTACTTGATCAAGCGGCAGAGGAAATCCGGCCCGTAGAACCTGAAGGTGATGTCCCAGatgagctggggcagcacctgGAAGATGGCCACGACCAGGTCAGCGATGCTCAGGTGCTTCATGAAGAAGTACATGCGGGAGTGCTTGTGGCGGGTGGTGTGGATGGCCAGCAGCACGCACAGGTTGCCGGTCAGGGCGAGGAACAGGATGAGGCACAGCACCGTCACCTCCACCTTGGCCATGTCCTCGTTCCTCTTCAGGGGGTCGGCGCTGCTGTTCCTGCCCGCGCTCAGGGTCTCCAGCCGCAGGCNNNNNNNNNNNNNNNNNNNNNNNNNNNNNNNNNggggggggggggggggggggggggggggggggggggggggtccccagcCGCAGGCTGCCGTTCCCCAGGGAGCTGTTGATGGTCCAGGTGCTGCTCCCCGCCAGGTACAGCTTCTCCATGGCCAGCGCCGGCCCGCATCGAGCCTGGGGCAGGTCGAGGAAGAGAGTGGGCAGCGAGAGAgcgggcaggggggggggggggggggggggggggggggggggggggggggggggggggggggggggggggggggggggggggggggggggggggggggggggggggggggggggggggggggggggggggggggggggggggggggggggggggggggggggggggggggggggggggggggggggggggggggggggggggggggggggggggggggggggggggggggggggggggggggggggggggggggggggggggggggggggggggggggggggggggggggggggggggggggggggggggggggggggggggggggggggggggggggggggggggggggggggggggggggggggggggggggggggggggggggggggggggggggggggggggggggggggggggggggggggccggcggcCCCGGCTCCCCGCAGCTGCTCCGCCCGGGCAGTCCCGGTTCCCCGTGTCCCGGTTCATCGCAGCCCCGGTTCCCCGgttccctctgccccagctccccgTGTCCCGGTTCCCCGTGTCCCGGTTCATCGCAGCCCCGGTTCCCCGgttccctctgccccagctccccgTGTCCCGGTTCCCCGTGTCCCGGTTCATCGCAGCCCCGGTTCCCCGgttccctctgccccagctccccgTGTCCCGGTTCCCCGTGTCCCGGTTCATCGCAGCCCCGGTTCCCCGgttccctctgccccagctccccgTGTCCCGGTTCCCCGTGTCCCGGTTCATCGCAGCCCCGGTTCCCCGgttccctctgccccagctccccgTGTCCCGGTTCCCCGTGTCCCGGTTCATCGCAGCCCCGGTTCCCCGgttccctctgccccagctccccgTGTCCCGGTTCCCCGTGTCCCGGTTCATCGCAGCCCCGGTTCCCCGgttccctctgccccagctccccgTGTCCCGGTTCCCCGTGTCCCGGTTCATCGCAGCCCCGGTTCCCCGgttccctctgccccagctccccgTGTCATGTCTGGAGATATGAGCAAAGTAGTCAATGTATGACACAATATCATACAGTATAATTTGCAGGTTTAGGGtccttaaaatttttaattttaggcaAAAGATATTCAGAAGCACCGCTCCCCGTGTCCCGGTTCCCCGTGTCCCGGTTCATCGCAGCCCCGGTTCCCCGgttccctctgccccagctccccgTGTCCCGGTTCCCCGCAGCCCCGCCCAGCCCCGCCAAAGAGTGGGCTCAGGTGTTGGTCACACGCCCACCAAGagcttccctttttttcaggAGGAAGATTTCAGGGTGTGATTTCTATACcggaaggagcagcagctgtgagtgACACCATCAGCACAGCTCAATGGCTGTCCCCACTCTCACTCAGGCTCCCTCCCAGGCATCCAGAAGCTGGAAGAGCAGGTGGGGTGCCCAGGAGAGCACAGAACCCTCCCAGCTCACCCCTCAGTCCATCAGCCCTGGAGGCCCCAGCACCTccaccctctgctccccacttCCAGTCGTGCCTCTAATCCTTCTCAGCCCAGCCTTAGGCCCTGAACAAACATCcctgcagatatttttaaatattttttgggaAGCTTTAGCTCCACGCAAGATGTAGAAATGTTAAATACTTTGGCACGTTCTTCCCTCCAGGGTTCACGTTCTTCCTCCTTCAGGCAATaaagctgctgtgggaatggCTGTGGAGCACAGCTCACCACGTGCaatgctttttttattgttctgctGGTTTGGGGAGAGCTCTGAGGGAGGAGGTGGCTGGGGTGAAACCCTGGCTCCAGTGGAGGCAAGGGAAGTTTGCTCTTGGCTTCTGCTCAGTTCCCTGAGCACCTTGCAGGCACTGAGGGCTGTCCCTGGGACTCAGGTGTGGCGGCAGCACCTGTGAGATGGTGCCtgagctgaggcagagcagcccctgctcctctgtgcccttgGCTGGGGTGCCACCCACGGCTGCACCGACCCCAGCTCCcttccagagcagagctgaactGGGAAAGAGCCCGGGGTCCCTTGGCAGCCGAGCACCCCAGGGCtggtgtgcagctctgcagtgggtgTGGTGTCAGCAGTGAGGCACAGGAGCTCGGCTGGgggacagctgtgccaggactgCCCCTGTTTGTGCCCACGCCGCTGCCACCCTGCTCCAGGGCCACCCTCGGGCACACCCTGCCTTGGCCTGGCGCGCCCTGGaggggcagctcagggagggTCGCACGCCTGGGGCCTGAGATCCGGGGATGCGGGGGCTCAGGACGacacccagctcccagtgcccttCCTCGGCCCCCAACAGCCAGAGGAGCTCGTGGCCCCTCGCAGCCCCCCGGTCCTTACTCgggcaaagctgcagctgctccacagctaAAACCCAAACACGTGATTCTGAAGCAAAGAATCCTGTGAGAACCAAAGGGTTTTCTGAGTCATCCCCTACGTCTTCCAGCTTTAAATGTTCAGGGATGCCATAGAgctggaaacatttttattttaaaaatacatgctttGGGATAATCAAGAGCACAAACACTAAATAAAGCtaaatttaattgcattttggTTTACTGCTGGATCTGAAATAGCTGGTTTTCCAATAGCTATCTGGAATCACAACTTTATGGTCCCCACGACAGAAGAGGTCTGGCAGAATGTCaagcccagagcacagccctgcagctggagctgcagctgcccatgAAGTTGTGcatggctgcagccccagcaggctgGAGAGCCAGGATGTGCCAGGATGTGCCAGGATGTGCCatggctgctcctgcatggGGGTTCCTCCTTATCCTGGAATCCTTCCCTACTCCTCACCTCCTGCAGGAGCCTAACTTGGGTAAAGCTACTAAAAGCACAGAGATGAGCAGTGCCATGGCCACATCCTCATGGGAAAGGCAGATCTGTGCTTCAGTACAGATGCTGTGGGTGTTAAATCAGACTTGGGAACATTAAATTACAACTTTTCCACGTCTTTCTTAAACGTGCACATGAGTAAATTCTCAAGTCTGGTTTCGAGTTCCTCCATGGCTCACCAGCTGGTGTGcccatttccagaaaaatacagaatcaaTATTGTAACATGTCCTGTACCAAAGGAAACAAGGCTTTGGAGACAAAACATGGAAATAGCAGCAATGCACAGAATTATTTGGTCCCAAACCCATACCCAAAATTGCTTGTGCTACTGAGTTCACTGATCAGGGGCAGCCTAAGCCAGCCCAGACTGTGTTCAGatgcagtgacagtgacattcTGGGTAATGCTGTGTCATCCATCACATCCCCtgcctgcctcctcctctgcccatggtatttattttgttagctaaaacaaacaaaaacgaacaaacaccccccaaaaaaacccaattaaaaACCTAGTCCTCAGATtaatcacaattaaaaaaaatcctggaaaaactccctgcagcccatggtcATTCCCAGAATTTGTGGCCCAGCAGACAACCTGGCTGTCAGACTTGTGCCATGGCTGGGGAAGGTTTTGGGAACTGAGTCATCAGAACATTagtgggaggggaaaaggagccAAAGCTGACTTGTGTGCACAGACAAATGAAGAAGGGAGAATCAAACTTGGATGTGCAGTCCTGAGCTGTGTAGAGCATTCACAGCAGAAAGAGAATTCACACGAGTTCATGCACATAATTCCTtctgttccctttccctggTTTATCTGGGAACACACTAACCTTACTCAGCGTTAGAGAACCTCTCACCTCGTGTCCCTGAAAGGTTTATGGGATTCAAACCATTTCCTCTGAATCCCCAACTCTCTGAAACCCACTGGCCTCTGCTCCCACGGcctccagcccacagcagcactgagctccagGCAGCCTCATCCAGCTTTGGGAGCTAAATCCTGGAAAAAGAGCCTGAACTTCCTGCCATTAAGCCAGTACACATTTCCATCCCCACCACCCCTGGCACCCCAcaggagccctgcagacacaccCCAGGGAACATTTGGGATGCCACCTCCTGCCCtaggacacagcagcagctctggtcacACCACCCCGCTCAAAcccaggcaccagagcaggcTATGGGTCCTGCTGACCCATAACCCAGCTGAGCCATCAGCCACACAGTCccactggggctgggcagaCCCCCAGGGTGGGTGGCTGTGGTTCCTGGAGGgaattcccactcccattcccactgccctgcacatCCAGCCCGGCAAAGGGACAGAGGCACCTCCCTGAGGAGCCaggtctgtgcagggctccaGGGACTCTGGTGGTGCTAAAATGTTCCTGCCTTCATCCCATTATGGCCTCAAAGCCCATAAAACCCATGGAGCCTGCCCAGACCTGGGAGTAACAAGCTGGGATAATACAGTTGAAATATGTATCCATGTGGTTTTTAATAAAGAGGCTTCAGGTTCAGGCTGTTGGGAGACAGTACAACAATTTCACCACTTGTGGGGGGCATCACTACATGTGTGTGCAACTTCAAGCTGTTCCCTGCAGGGCCCTGAACTCTCCCTCACCAcccagaaggagcagaaagcagagcagagacccAGAGCCCCGGGCTGGGAtccacacctgcagcagtgacagtgctACAGGACCTGCTCAGCCAAGTGACACACCAGTGTCACCTCCTGGCACCTGGGAATTCACTGCACCTTtccagagccagagctgtggaTCAGCCAGCCAATGCCAGGCACCCCGTGCACACACACTGATGCTTTGTGAGCATCTTCTCTATTTGAACAAAACATAAATAGCAAGATCTGTCTGAGATTTTGTTGGGCAAAGGGAGAAGAGCCAGAACAACACCAGAATATAGTCTGTTTTAATATACATTCACATGCAAATTCTACAGTTATTTACACATGTATAAAGGAAAGTGAATCAAGTTTGGTGCTCATCACTCCTGAAGAGCCAGAACACCAGAATATAGTCTGTTTTAATATACATTCACATGCAAATTCTACAGTTATTTACACATGTATAAAGGAAAGTGAATCAAGTTTGGTGCTCATCACTCCAACAAAATCTTAGCCAAGTGATAtgaaggaggctgcagccctcAGGATAATTCAGGGTATGTGAGTATCTGAGCAGGTGTGTACCTGGCACTGCCCACACAGCCCCCACTTCTGTCCCACCCAGTACCTGCAATGAAACCCCCAGCCCAGGCCCCAGGAATCTCTGTGGGGCAAACAActcaccagagcagggagctttcacataaaaatgaagCCCAGCTACATTTTTACAAACTTTTCTGCCTCACTAATGACTTCCCATTTAGAGTAATGTGTTTACCTTCTCCTTCCTGAAGCTGGTAATTCATCCTCTTCTTTATTTAATTCCAGGTGGTTGTTCTGGAGCCAATTTGGCCAAATGATTTTGAATTCAGGCCCTCTGGCTCCTCCAGTGCCAGGTGGGACAGAACCAGGAAGATTCTTTGCTCTGGGCAGCAGATCCTGGCGTTGGGCTTGCCCAGCAGGTAACTGAGATTGATCTTCAACTGCTCCAGTTCCAGAACATCTGTTCTTCCACCAAAACAGACCCTCCTTCAACCaaaagatttattatttttatctcctGCCAGCAGACACAGCACTCTGGGGGAGGTGGCCTTGAGACACCCTGgcacctgcctgtccccagctccatcccagcgGTGCTCATCCCctgagtgctgtgcccagccaggtgagagctcagtgtccccagACAGGGGACAGCCAAGTGTCCCCAGCCAGGGGACAGCCCAGTGTGCCCAGCCAGGTGACAGCTcagtgtgcccagctgtgtgacagctcagtgtgtgcccagctgtgtgacagctcagtgtccccagctgtgtgacagctcagtgtgcccagctgtgttgCCCAGCTGCGTGACAGCtcagtgtgtgcccagctgtgtaacagctcagtgcccagctgcgtcacagctcagtgtgtgcccagctgtgtgacagctcagtgtccccagctgtgtgacagctcagtgtgcccagctgtgtcacagctcagtgtgcagctcagtgtccccagctgtgtgccagctcagtgtgtgcccagctgtgtgacagctcagtgtccccagctgtgtgccagctcagtgtgtgcccagctgtgtgacagctcagtgtccccagctgtgtgccagctcagtgtgtgcccagctgtgtgacagctcagtgtccccagctgtgtcacagctcagtgtccccagccagggGACAGCTCAGTGTGCgcagctgtgtcacagctcagtgtgtccagctgtgtgacagctcagtgtccccagctgtgtcacagctcagtgtggggggggggggggggggggggggggggggggggggggggggggggggggggggggggggggggggggggggggggggggggggggggggggggggggggggggggggggggggggggggggggggggggggggggggggggggggggggggggggggggggggggggggggggggggggggggggggggggggggggggggggggggggggggggggggggggggggggggggggggggggggacagctcagtgtgtccccagctgtgtcacagctcagtgtgtccccagctgtgtgacagctcagtgtgtccccagctgtgtcacagctcagtgtgtccccagccaggTGACAGCTcagtgtgtccccagctgtgtcacagctcagtgtgcccagctgtgtgacagctcagtgtgtgcgggggggggggggggggggggggggggggggggggggggggggggggggggggggggggggggggggggggggggggggggggggggggggggggggggggggggggggggggggggggggggggggggggggggggggggggggggggggggggggggggggggggggggggggggggggggggggggggggggggggggggggggggggggggggggggggggggggggggggggggggggggggggggggggggggggggggggggggggggggggggggggggggggggggggggggggggggggggggggggggggggggggggggggggggggggggggggggggggggggggggggggggggggggggggggggggggggggggggggggggggggggggggggggggggggggggggggggggggggggggggggggggggggggggggggggggggggggggggggggggggggggcaggtgacagctcagtgtccccagctgtgtcacagctcagtgtccccagctgtgtcacagctcagtgtccccagctgtgtcacagctcaCCCAGTGACCACGAGGGAGTCTGGAAACAGAGGAGCTGTTctgagcaggcaggaacagctCCCAGTCTGGGCAAATTCCCTTTGCCTGGCAgaagcaaggcagcagcagctccctggtaGCTGCACAGCCACGCAAGGCCAGGTGAGCCCCACCCCAAGCTCCtgttccagcccagctgctccgTTCAGCCCCTGGCCAGAGtgactctgctcctgctcccccactcccagcacctctgccttTCTCACGGACAGGACATTTTTActttctgattattttgtttccacTTTTGCCCTTCTGCCCCGGCCTGAGGGACTGCTCCGTgactaaattaatttcctcctGAGTGGATTCCCTGCCCGAAGCCTCccaggggcagcccagcccagcccagcccagcaccaccctGGCTGCCAGTACGGGTCCCCCCGGGAGCTTCTGCCCTACTCCCAATTCTCCAGGGAGCCCCAGGCATCGGCAATCTGCCTCAGCTCCACTCTGGGGATTGCTGCAGAGGCTGGACCcgctgcagggtgggatggagggtCCCTGGGACTCACCCCtgcacaaggcagcagctgcaggtgatgGACAAACACCACAAACAGTCCCAACCAGCCCAGcgaggagctgccaggaggaTGCAGTGACTTCATGACACTCCCAGAACACAAGGCTGGGGTTttcccctgctcagccccagcaggaccctgcacaTCCTCACTGAGCCCTGTCTCAGCCCCTCTGGCCTGAcctgtgccccagcctggctgctccacTTGCCCCTTGACTCAGTGACGGAGAGCAGAgtgcccaggggagcaggggacaGAACAGCCTGGGGAGGACACTCTGTTTCCTTccctgttgttttttccttgttatgCAGTTCCTGTGAACCCTGGGCTGGTGAGATGTGCATCATTTATGGCACCCGGGGgatcagcagctgctcctggcaaaGGCTGGACCTGGCAGCGCCCTGGCAACTTGCCTGGGGCCAGAGCTGGCCCTAGGTCTGGCAGGAGGGACTGGAGCCTGCCCAGGCAGCCTCTGTGTCAGGCATCAGACCATCAAATCCACATTTTCCCTAAGCCTCCACATTGCCCAGGGTGTCTGCTCCATGCAGCCTCCCCTGCACGGCCACCAAGTCTCACAGCCACAACCCCACTCCCACTGCTGAGCCACAAATGGCACCACCCTCCTCTGGCACCAGCCCAGTGCCCCCacaaaaggagggagaaagctCCAGAGCAGGCAAAGGTCACCAGTTTGGACTTTAAATGGTGATGACAACAACAAGTGATACAAGAACAATCAATCTTCACAGGTTGTCAGCAAACCAGCCTGATCCATGCCCATTTAACGTgtcagctgctctgtccctgctcctgccccgtGGAATTGCCATAGCTCAGGTGCCAGTGTCATTTCCAGTGAAGTGTCCCCACACCAGTGCCTTCCCTcaccactgcaggcagctggagaaagCCCTTCATGGTAATAATTTCCAGTATTATCACCATTCACTGGCCAACTACAACCAACTCCAGTGCCTGatgtgagctgctgtggcaaAAGGGCACTCCTAAAGCAGACATCAGTAACTACTGCCTTTCAAAAGCTTTGGTTTagtaaaaaaaagaaccaaatcCACACAACCACATTCCTGCTTTGCCTCTGCAGCACTCCTCATGCACTTAGGACAATTTGTATCTACCATGATTTAGCCTGTTCCAAACACAGATATTCCTGGGAACCATGGCTTGAGGAGGATTATTTCTGAATCCCACCTACAGTTTGAAGTCAAGACACAACAACCCTCAATCTTACCCAGATTTTGTGCCTTCTCTGCCAAGCTCTCACTGACAGGCTCTGACCAAAACTTCAGAGCTCAGCAAAAGCACCTgaagtatttttcatattttgcttacaagctttatttttcaaagcctTCCCTGGTGTTCAGGTTTCTtgcatttccttcattttcttgcACTGCTTTATTGCAACACAAAACACCACCAGCTCCTAAGGAACATCAGACCTTTCAATTATTTGCTTGAAAGCTAGAATACTTCAAGCCCAACAACCTTCTGATTTCTTTCCAGTTTCAGGGCTTCAAGCTGAAATGATGACACACAATACTGAGCAGgtttacacacacatatataaaaaagcCTATTCTAGTGTAGGACACAATCTCCCCCCAATCCTCAGTCCCTCtctcccctggctgtgccacgAACTGTGGCACCAGTACCTGTCCCCTCCAAAAAGTGTCCTGAGCTGCTTGCAGGAGGGCAGATGAGGCTTCAGAGGGTGCAAGcaggagcagtggcagcacacagagccaggagctgcagcagcagggagctcaggcACAGGAGCCAGGCCAGGCTCCCCGGGGCTCTGGCACTCTGTGCCCAGCCTCCACCAGCCTGCTGGAATGCAGGATGGGAAAATGGAGCACTGTGCTCAGGGCCCAGGTGCTGTGGGGATGGAAGAGGCCAGGAGGTGTTTCCCAGAGCGTTCCCTAGCTCCTCTTGCGCTTGGCCCGGGGCATCCTcgctccatcctcctcctcctcctcctcccgggGGACTCGCCGCCGcagcttcctcctgctccctgccagaggcacagagctgctgtgggggagccagagagggacaggggtTTGTGAGagtgccagggacaggcacagggctTTGGGAGAGTGCtagggacaggaacaggggTTTGGGAGTGAGctagggacagggacaggggtttGGGAGAGTGctagggacaggcacagggctTTGGGAGAGTGCtagggacaggaacagggctTTGGGAGTGCCCtagggacaggaacaggggTTTGGGAGAGTGCTAGGGACAGGCCTGccagaggcacagagctgctgtgggggagccagagagggacaggggtTTGTGAGagtgccagggacaggcacagggctTTGGGAGAGTGctagggacaggcacaggggtTTGGGAGTGAGctagggacaggcacagggctTTGGGAGAGTGctagggacagggacaggggtttGGGAGAGTGctagggacagggacaggggtttGGGAGAGTGctagggacagggacaggggtttGGGAGAGTGctagggacagggacaggggtttGGGAGAGTGctagggacagggacaggggtttGGGAGAGTGctagggacagggacaggggtttGGGAGAGTGctagggacagggacaggggtttGGGAGAGTGctagggacagggacaggggtttGGGAGAGTGctagggacagggacaggggtttGGGAGAGTGctagggacagggacaggggtttGGGAGAGTGctagggacagggacaggggtttGGGAGAGTGctagggacagggacaggggtttGGGAGAGTGctagggacagggacaggggtttGGGAGAGTGctagggacagggacaggggtttGGGAGAGTGctagggacagggacaggggtttGGGAGAGTGCtagggacaggaacagggatttgggagagggctagggacaggaacaggggTTTGGGAGTGAGCTAGGGACACGAACAGGGATTTGGGAGTGCCCCAAAGACAGCAAGGGGACAGGGCTTTGGGAGTGCCCtagggacaggaacagggctTTGGGAGTGCCCTGAACACAGCAAGGGAACAGGGGTTTGTGAGTGCCCAAGGACAGCACACAGTGCTGTACAGGAGCACGGAGAGCAGGACTCTGATGCTGCACACGTGTCACAGGTGATGGATCATGgcatggctggggtgggaaggcACCTCACagatcatctcatcccacccctgccatggcagggacaccttccagcaccccagggtgctccaagccctgtccaacctggcctgggacactccaAGGGTggagacagaaatatttctgtcttctcaTCTGAAGAAGGTGACAGCACCAGAGACCATCCCATAGCCCTGAGGCTGAAGGAACAGGGACATCACAATGCCTCTCCTtctgtgcccagagcccagtTTGGAagccaaggaaaagcagcaaccCCCAGACTCCTTGTCCATAACTGAGGACAAGCCCTGGCAGTGACAAAACCACGGATGTTCTACCAGAAAAGGCACTTTGGGGCACAGCACCTGGAAGCAGGATGAGAGGTTGGTCACCCCAAAGGAGTGCTTGGGGCCTGCAGCCTTGCCAGGCACTCTCCTCATTTATGGACAAagtattttccacagaaaacccaccactgctttatttttagtCACAgttaattttgaataaaaaactCTTAAACTAGCTGTATGTAAATGAAGCAGCTGATTTCCATCATTCAGCCTTGGAGCTTGAAATCCCACATAGTGTTGACATGAAAGATGCTGCTAATCTGTCAACAGCTTTTGCTAATTAAACATTCCTTTTAAGTGCACTCTGTTTTATAGCATCTGCTGGGCTGGATCCATCCTGCAGGGACTATTCACTTGTCTGAAGCTGGGAATTCACA
This DNA window, taken from Ficedula albicollis isolate OC2 chromosome 12, FicAlb1.5, whole genome shotgun sequence, encodes the following:
- the OXTR gene encoding oxytocin receptor, with amino-acid sequence MEKLYLAGSSTWTINSSLGNGSLRLGTLSAGRNSSADPLKRNEDMAKVEVTVLCLILFLALTGNLCVLLAIHTTRHKHSRMYFFMKHLSIADLVVAIFQVLPQLIWDITFRFYGPDFLCRLIKYLQVVGMFASTYMLLLMSLDRCLAICQPLRSLHRRADRVSVLLTWLLCLLVSIPQIHIFSLRDVGNGVYDCWADFIQPWGPKAYVTWITLMVYIIPVLMLSICYGLISFKIWQNVKLKTAHGPSAGLGSGSRGGMVFARVSSTRLISKAKIRTVKMTFIIVLAFIVCWTPFFFVQMWSVWDTNAPQEASPFIIAMLLASLNSCCNPWIYMLYTGHLFHDLMRRFLCCSARYLKSRPACELSKKSNSSSFALSCRSPSQRSFVQPPPT